The following proteins are encoded in a genomic region of Cryptomeria japonica chromosome 11, Sugi_1.0, whole genome shotgun sequence:
- the LOC131041461 gene encoding uncharacterized protein LOC131041461, whose amino-acid sequence MSNIPWAANCADASDASFINSGSANSADISSEMDGWIRDEPFPDYIEDNGKLVTDLPDKKIEYASINTNALPPEVGIHPVEETLHVGYPGLSINMQIQQNSCSLDQLAHEWLNLNGFLVDMSETRRVFSWMDMNYVRWRVNDLGGGIRGIVRFLGYEFIPGLFNGTVDPVLVEFCVDNLLGGIGISEASDKILESMDALIKDQGTLSTFLLCPTTSQYLSSSYVIHAASLLQRAFDPTPEAAETSNLIVLTKAARNHRHGISKMKQSKMKLQSKMASVSTSKKEPKRVHTSVPSRQKIQHTTIPMKVDNSNKILTLLLQKELKKSDVSPLGRMVLPKKEAEANLPVLSAKDGMIIEMEDFDTSNIWRLRYRFWPNNKTRMYVLENTREFVKLHGLEVGDYMMIFKDEKDKKVIKATKVVKAAPLATKRECEAANDNGNNDTLPTNADAKATDSNKIETKAEIDDIFSGLQIMEDLDIDHIEFR is encoded by the exons ATGTCAAATATTCCGTGGGCAGCAAATTGTGCAGACGCATCTGATGCTTCTTTCATTAATTCCGGCAGCGCTAATTCTGCCGATATTTCTTCTGAGATGGACGGCTGGATAAGAGATGAGCCGTTCCCGGACTACATAGAGGACAATGGGAAATTGGTCACTGACCTTCCAGACAAGAAGATAGAGTATGCCTCCATTAATACCAATGCACTTCCTCCTGAAGTGGGGATACACCCTGTTGAAGAGACTTTGCATGTAGGCTACCCAGGGCTCAGTATAAATATGCAGATTCAGCAGAATTCTTGCAGCTTGGACCAGCTTGCTCATGAGTGGCTCAACTTAAATGGGTTTCTTGTCGACATGTCTGAAACCCGAAGGGTTTTCAGTTGGATGGACATGAATTATGTGAGATGGCGGGTCAATGATTTGGGGGGAGGGATAAGGGGAATTGTGAGGTTCTTGGGGTATGAGTTTATTCCAGGCTTATTTAATGGTACTGTCGATCCTGTCTTGGTGGAGTTCTGTGTTGATAATCTGCTCGGAGGAATTGGAATATCAGAGGCCTCCGACAAAATCTTAGAATCCATGGATGCCCTCATCAAAGATCAAGGCACCTTATCCACCTTTTTACTCTGCCCTACCACTTCTCAATACCTCTCCTCCTCCTACGTCATTCACGCAGCTTCTCTACTTCAGAGAGCATTTGATCCAACCCCCG AGGCAGCAGAGACAAGTAACTTGATTGTTCTTACCAAGGCAGCTCGCAATCACAGGCATGGTATTTCCAAAATGAAGCAATCCAAGATGAAGCTGCAGTCAAAGATGGCAAGTGTTTCAACTTCTAAGAAAGAACCAAAAAGAGTTCACACCAGTGTTCCAAGTCGGCAGAAGATTCAGCATACCACAATCCCCATGAAG GTTGATAACTCCAACAAGATTTTAACACTCCTCTTGCAAAAAGAACTGAAAAAGAGTGATGTGAGCCCCCTTGGAAGGATGGTGCTTCCCAAG AAAGAAGCAGAAGCAAACCTCCCAGTGCTGTCTGCAAAAGACGGCATGATAATTGAAATGGAGGATTTTGATACGTCCAACATTTGGCGTCTACGATACAG ATTTTGGCCTAACAACAAGACCAGAATGTATGTTCTAGAAAACACAA GGGAGTTTGTTAAATTGCATGGCCTGGAAGTTGGAGATTACATGATGATTTTCAAAGATGAGAAAGACAAAAAG GTGATTAAAGCCACAAAAGTGGTAAAGGCGGCGCCCTTAGCGACAAAGAGAGAATGCGAGGCAGCCAATGATAATGGAAATAATGATACTCTCCCCACTAACGCTGACGCCAAGGCCACAGATAGCAACAAAATCGAAACAAAAGCTGAAATTGATGATATTTTCAGCGGATTACAAATTATGGAGGATTTGGACATTGACCACATTGAGTTTCGATGA